The Myxococcales bacterium genome has a window encoding:
- a CDS encoding class I SAM-dependent methyltransferase translates to MCDSKPKLSPHERLKAFHARNLQYLHLGYDRANAARFVVRAAGELAGPALDIGTGKGFCAIELARMGMTVVSIDVDAEEQEVATLLAEEAGVGDRIRFVHGNAAHLPYPDGYFGCAAMMDALHHLDEPSPVFREMARVVKDGGLIIIADFDEKGFDLLSRVHRAEGHDHPRTAATLILAQDELLRAGFQEMARTTSCLHDVIVLLRKPRNTPESAKRSV, encoded by the coding sequence ATGTGTGATTCTAAGCCCAAGCTGAGCCCGCATGAGCGGCTGAAAGCCTTCCATGCGAGGAACCTGCAATACCTGCATCTAGGTTATGATCGTGCAAACGCCGCTCGCTTCGTGGTCCGCGCCGCTGGCGAACTGGCAGGGCCTGCTCTCGATATCGGTACTGGCAAGGGATTCTGCGCCATCGAACTCGCGCGGATGGGCATGACTGTCGTTTCCATCGACGTGGATGCCGAAGAACAAGAAGTGGCCACTCTTCTCGCCGAGGAAGCGGGGGTCGGTGACCGCATCCGCTTCGTTCATGGCAATGCCGCGCATTTACCGTATCCGGACGGTTACTTCGGCTGTGCCGCAATGATGGATGCGCTGCATCACCTCGATGAACCAAGTCCTGTATTTCGCGAAATGGCACGGGTGGTCAAGGATGGAGGGCTCATCATCATCGCGGACTTCGATGAAAAGGGTTTCGATCTCTTGTCTCGCGTTCATCGCGCGGAAGGACACGATCACCCGAGAACAGCGGCGACCTTGATCCTAGCCCAGGATGAATTGCTCAGGGCCGGTTTCCAGGAAATGGCACGGACGACTAGTTGTCTGCACGACGTCATCGTGCTGCTCAGGAAGCCCCGCAACACACCGGAGTCCGCCAAAAGGAGTGTGTAG
- a CDS encoding MBL fold metallo-hydrolase yields MKITVLVENSSGSLAGIEPEFGLSLYIKSRQTTILMDTGASGLFAINANAMGIDLETVDWLVLSHGHYDHGGGLEAFFQRNRRAKAIVKRGADQSFYGSLMPGLPDLLHRSGLLTRYIGLDPKVLGRFSERIQWIDAPISLAAGVHVLTNIPHTYPLAKGNRNLLVRRGDHFAPDDFRHELLLLVEEDSEAVVFTGCAHSGVLNMLDAAHSFKPDCQIRSVVGGFHLNLPRSEKMSVPEDEVRNLATELGQQVTEAIHTGHCTGSEAFQVMKAELGPRLHALRTGEQFEA; encoded by the coding sequence GTGAAAATCACTGTCCTCGTTGAAAATTCGTCCGGATCGCTCGCAGGCATTGAGCCGGAGTTCGGACTATCTCTATACATCAAAAGCAGACAGACAACGATTTTGATGGATACCGGAGCGAGCGGCCTTTTTGCGATTAATGCCAATGCGATGGGGATCGACCTGGAGACCGTCGACTGGTTGGTGCTCTCCCACGGCCACTATGATCACGGTGGGGGTCTGGAAGCGTTCTTCCAGCGAAACCGCCGCGCCAAAGCCATCGTGAAACGAGGCGCCGACCAATCTTTCTATGGCAGCCTGATGCCCGGCTTGCCCGATCTTCTTCATCGTTCAGGATTACTCACGCGTTACATTGGCCTGGACCCCAAGGTGCTCGGTCGCTTTTCTGAACGGATTCAGTGGATCGACGCGCCCATCAGTCTTGCTGCCGGCGTTCATGTGCTGACAAACATTCCTCATACCTATCCTCTAGCCAAAGGCAACCGCAATCTGCTGGTTCGACGTGGTGATCATTTCGCACCAGACGACTTTCGCCATGAACTATTGTTATTGGTAGAGGAAGACTCCGAGGCGGTCGTTTTTACAGGCTGCGCTCATTCCGGAGTGCTGAATATGCTGGACGCTGCGCACAGCTTCAAGCCTGACTGTCAGATCCGTTCGGTGGTTGGCGGGTTTCACTTGAACCTGCCTCGCTCCGAGAAAATGTCGGTTCCAGAGGATGAAGTTCGCAATTTGGCGACTGAACTTGGCCAACAAGTCACGGAAGCGATCCATACCGGTCACTGCACTGGCAGTGAGGCGTTCCAAGTCATGAAAGCCGAATTGGGTCCTCGGCTGCACGCCCTTCGCACCGGCGAGCAGTTCGAGGCGTGA